A genome region from Leptospira langatensis includes the following:
- a CDS encoding MAPEG family protein has translation MISSLYSLLFFTGWTILLVLFVAGFRTVQVLAGKKKSNEFPAWVQHGSDLYWRLHRAHINCIESLPVFAVLVLTSAYLGFQAPLFDSLAMIVCGGRVLQTSAHLSGGGEWNVNVRFTGFLIQYASFAYMLVILLRSML, from the coding sequence ATGATCAGTTCTCTTTACTCTCTTCTATTTTTCACGGGATGGACCATTCTCTTAGTTCTGTTCGTAGCAGGCTTTAGAACGGTTCAGGTCCTAGCCGGAAAGAAAAAATCGAATGAATTCCCTGCCTGGGTCCAACATGGCAGCGATCTATATTGGAGACTCCACCGAGCTCATATCAATTGTATCGAAAGCCTCCCGGTTTTCGCAGTCTTGGTTTTAACCTCTGCCTATCTAGGTTTTCAGGCTCCTCTTTTCGATTCCTTAGCAATGATCGTTTGCGGGGGAAGAGTTTTGCAAACTTCCGCACATTTAAGTGGGGGTGGGGAATGGAACGTGAATGTGAGATTTACCGGCTTTCTGATCCAATACGCTTCCTTCGCTTATATGCTAGTGATCCTTCTTCGATCCATGCTTTAA
- a CDS encoding phosphate signaling complex PhoU family protein: MASKFDYLRKNLYAMAELCLEQILILDDAIEQENSDLAKQVIERDDLIDSLEKQNDNLSQNAILEAIANRNLLGMDQIDGEVVLKRDPLRFALSAIRINRSLERMGDQIVNCATCYRRGLLPKGFFREEELLDKMLSRVVTLIGMAVESLVEEKNRFYGSVHTVEEELNNLCHAAFLKFVLDPRLDKNQFADLYRMILGIERAGDYAVNIAEELVRLNTGMDIRHLSDPVQVTEKTTKSV; the protein is encoded by the coding sequence ATGGCTTCTAAATTCGATTATCTCCGTAAGAATCTGTACGCTATGGCGGAGCTTTGCTTGGAACAGATATTGATCCTGGACGACGCTATCGAACAGGAAAATTCGGATCTGGCCAAACAGGTGATCGAGAGGGACGATCTGATCGATAGTTTGGAAAAGCAAAACGATAATCTTTCTCAGAATGCGATCTTAGAAGCGATCGCTAATAGAAATCTATTGGGAATGGATCAGATCGATGGCGAAGTCGTCCTGAAAAGAGATCCACTTCGCTTTGCACTCTCTGCAATCCGAATCAATCGAAGCTTGGAGAGAATGGGCGATCAGATCGTAAACTGCGCCACTTGTTACAGAAGAGGTCTTTTGCCCAAAGGTTTCTTTAGAGAAGAAGAGCTCCTGGACAAGATGCTATCCAGGGTAGTAACCCTGATCGGAATGGCGGTAGAATCCTTGGTGGAAGAAAAGAACCGCTTCTATGGTTCCGTCCACACTGTCGAGGAAGAGCTAAACAATCTCTGCCATGCTGCATTCTTAAAATTCGTATTGGATCCTCGTTTGGACAAGAATCAGTTCGCAGATCTGTATCGAATGATACTCGGGATCGAAAGAGCCGGAGACTATGCGGTAAATATTGCGGAAGAATTAGTTCGCCTGAACACAGGAATGGACATACGACATCTTTCCGATCCGGTCCAGGTAACCGAGAAAACAACCAAGAGCGTTTAA
- a CDS encoding DUF1554 domain-containing protein, with the protein MFRWFSGVCLFVLLVDCAIKTKNPGDPSSLEFYENAIISCLLDSCNQEVLISGGSLVVEESSLTLFISLPKAPSSSASYSFSISNPSLATVTPSVLVFTASNYNTAQTIQILANADDTDTVDNSFTLDILDPQDLTIHYSLKQKDNDRYLFATNPSYAGNFSANFADAICSTEVSGHPTLPSGSYKALEVSGTIRRASAPQINWVLKPNMQYWDIATSAKAYDTDANGYFLDSSGNGISSSGVGFWTGLNADWTTGSNCSGWTSNSNTVLGVDGNQSDATISGVSSVAVACDSVLSLICVQQ; encoded by the coding sequence TTGTTTCGTTGGTTTTCAGGAGTATGCTTATTCGTATTGCTTGTCGATTGTGCTATTAAGACAAAGAATCCAGGCGATCCTTCTAGCTTGGAATTTTATGAAAATGCGATCATCTCTTGTCTACTCGATAGCTGCAATCAGGAGGTACTCATTTCCGGAGGATCTCTCGTTGTGGAGGAATCGTCTCTAACTCTTTTTATTTCTCTGCCGAAAGCTCCTAGTAGTTCCGCGAGTTATAGTTTTAGCATAAGTAATCCTTCCTTAGCTACGGTTACTCCTAGCGTTTTGGTATTCACCGCTTCGAATTATAATACTGCTCAGACGATCCAGATCCTGGCTAACGCGGACGATACCGATACCGTGGACAATTCTTTTACTTTGGATATCTTGGATCCGCAGGACCTAACGATTCATTATAGTCTGAAGCAAAAGGACAATGATAGATATCTTTTTGCTACGAATCCGAGTTATGCCGGGAATTTCTCTGCAAATTTTGCGGATGCAATTTGCTCGACCGAGGTCTCCGGTCATCCCACTTTACCTTCCGGGAGTTATAAGGCCTTAGAGGTTTCAGGGACAATAAGAAGGGCTTCTGCTCCTCAGATCAACTGGGTCTTAAAACCGAATATGCAGTATTGGGATATCGCAACTAGTGCAAAGGCCTATGATACGGATGCGAACGGTTATTTTTTAGATTCTTCCGGAAATGGGATTTCTTCTTCTGGAGTGGGTTTTTGGACCGGCTTAAATGCGGATTGGACTACCGGGAGCAATTGTTCCGGTTGGACTTCCAATTCGAATACTGTTCTAGGAGTGGATGGGAACCAATCGGATGCGACGATCAGTGGGGTTTCTTCCGTTGCCGTTGCATGTGATTCTGTTCTATCTCTGATCTGCGTGCAGCAATAA
- a CDS encoding alpha/beta hydrolase, with the protein MPNEIPLIQIGPVKAACIPGDPQGPFVIFLHGYGANAFDLLPLYSYMDVPEGTNFIFPEGILEVPIMPGYNGRAWFPIDMEALQRAMVAGGSRELFERYPAGLAEAREKVEAMIQALNVPMDRIVLGGFSQGSMLALDLTLNSQEKPKGLVILSGTLLDETNWSKLASQTPGYKFFQSHGRMDPVLGYPAAKRLETVLLEAGWIGELLAFPGGHEIPEVVLNGMNRYLRETFA; encoded by the coding sequence ATGCCTAATGAAATTCCTTTAATTCAGATCGGACCGGTAAAAGCTGCCTGTATCCCGGGAGATCCGCAAGGTCCATTTGTAATATTCTTACACGGATATGGAGCGAATGCGTTCGATCTTCTTCCTTTGTATTCCTATATGGATGTTCCGGAAGGAACGAATTTCATTTTTCCGGAAGGCATCTTAGAGGTTCCCATTATGCCTGGCTACAACGGAAGAGCCTGGTTCCCCATTGATATGGAAGCATTACAAAGAGCCATGGTGGCAGGCGGTTCCAGAGAACTTTTTGAACGTTACCCGGCAGGCCTTGCGGAAGCTAGAGAGAAAGTGGAGGCAATGATCCAAGCATTGAATGTGCCTATGGATCGGATCGTTTTGGGAGGTTTTTCCCAAGGTTCTATGCTGGCTCTAGATCTAACGCTGAACTCTCAGGAAAAGCCGAAAGGACTTGTCATTCTGTCCGGAACTCTATTGGATGAGACCAATTGGTCCAAGCTTGCCTCCCAAACTCCGGGATATAAGTTTTTTCAAAGTCATGGTAGAATGGATCCTGTTCTAGGCTACCCGGCCGCCAAACGATTGGAGACAGTATTGTTAGAAGCCGGTTGGATAGGGGAATTATTGGCATTTCCGGGTGGACATGAAATCCCTGAGGTAGTATTAAACGGTATGAACCGCTATTTGCGAGAAACCTTTGCATGA
- a CDS encoding LamG domain-containing protein, with protein sequence MKIIPANIKAIILVLSLSLQNCGTYLFLAEENAKTKTYNGLVIDLYAIASANLIHYWPLDGDTEDKIGGLDLIPAGSSAPTVTFDRHGLPGGAYHYPGDGLTYHQSLLAPGEPILDGATSSFTISVWVNGKFNPTSGGGNAIFLSQGGGLGMQYYSNTDVPCLNLLRAFTNTGGTGDVDMGSGCTYGKDGVWYNMIFVWDHPKLIGHLYINGVLFSTYTNGGRIGPWATGGAFSLGYSDLGGAGFIGNIDEIRVYNQVIHPSPFVGW encoded by the coding sequence GTGAAGATCATTCCTGCTAACATCAAAGCGATCATACTTGTTCTCTCTCTTTCTCTTCAGAACTGCGGGACCTATCTATTTCTGGCAGAAGAGAATGCCAAAACTAAAACCTATAATGGCTTAGTCATAGATCTATATGCGATCGCAAGTGCAAATCTGATCCATTACTGGCCGTTAGACGGGGATACAGAGGACAAGATCGGCGGCTTAGATTTAATTCCCGCAGGAAGCTCCGCCCCTACTGTTACCTTCGATCGGCATGGACTTCCAGGAGGAGCCTACCATTATCCGGGAGACGGCCTTACCTACCATCAATCGCTTTTAGCTCCCGGAGAGCCGATCTTAGATGGGGCTACTTCTTCATTCACGATCAGTGTATGGGTGAATGGAAAATTCAATCCGACATCCGGCGGTGGGAATGCTATTTTTCTCAGCCAAGGAGGAGGATTGGGAATGCAATATTATTCGAATACTGATGTGCCTTGTCTGAATTTGCTGCGAGCCTTTACAAATACGGGAGGGACCGGAGATGTAGATATGGGATCGGGTTGTACTTATGGAAAAGACGGAGTTTGGTATAATATGATATTTGTTTGGGATCATCCCAAACTAATCGGACATCTCTACATAAACGGAGTTCTATTTTCTACTTATACTAACGGAGGGAGGATAGGCCCCTGGGCAACTGGTGGCGCATTCTCTCTAGGATATTCCGATCTAGGAGGAGCCGGCTTTATTGGAAACATCGACGAGATAAGAGTTTACAATCAAGTCATACATCCAAGTCCCTTTGTAGGATGGTAA
- a CDS encoding TIGR04452 family lipoprotein encodes MKKTVYMLGFLIALTLGNCAVLDPIGLSNRVKGADARQQIKDATTQTEALIFGSLGAPAALVAQAVVMDTILTGAVAKVDDSKYYKKDDVDGCVKEIKTTGLLVLGPFYTVLLTSKCDLKADGAVI; translated from the coding sequence ATGAAAAAAACCGTTTATATGTTGGGATTCTTGATCGCCCTAACATTAGGAAATTGTGCTGTATTGGACCCGATCGGTCTCTCTAATAGAGTAAAAGGCGCTGACGCAAGACAGCAAATCAAAGATGCGACCACCCAAACCGAGGCATTGATCTTCGGAAGCCTAGGAGCTCCTGCGGCCCTCGTAGCACAGGCCGTTGTAATGGATACTATTCTGACCGGTGCAGTTGCCAAGGTGGATGATAGCAAATACTACAAGAAAGACGATGTGGATGGTTGCGTAAAAGAGATCAAGACAACTGGACTTCTTGTCTTAGGCCCGTTCTACACAGTTCTTTTGACCAGCAAATGTGATCTGAAGGCTGACGGAGCAGTGATCTAA
- a CDS encoding glucose 1-dehydrogenase, whose product MAKQFEGKVALVTGAASPRGLGRAIANTIAKDGGDVVVVDLNKEHIEQAAAEIAKEFGVKTLGVAANVTKPDDCDAVITAVKDTFGKLDFLVNNAGVLKDNLFIRMTEQEFDFVMDVNAKGVFLMTKYASKLLLKAPSGRIVNISSLSGLSGQPGQANYSSSKAAVIALTKVAAREFSGRGVLVNAVCPGYVQTDMTASLPEEVQKKLTDPMFIPLKRPGTQQEIANAVEFFLSDKASYITGVFLRVDGGAGIGM is encoded by the coding sequence ATGGCAAAACAATTCGAAGGCAAAGTAGCATTAGTAACGGGAGCCGCTTCCCCAAGAGGATTAGGCCGAGCTATCGCAAATACGATCGCAAAAGACGGCGGAGACGTGGTAGTTGTGGACCTAAACAAGGAACATATCGAGCAGGCAGCTGCCGAAATCGCAAAAGAATTCGGAGTTAAGACCTTAGGAGTCGCAGCTAACGTAACCAAGCCTGACGATTGTGACGCAGTCATCACCGCAGTGAAAGATACCTTTGGAAAATTGGACTTCTTAGTAAATAACGCCGGAGTCTTGAAAGACAATCTTTTCATCCGAATGACCGAGCAGGAATTCGACTTCGTAATGGACGTAAACGCGAAAGGCGTCTTCTTAATGACCAAGTATGCTTCCAAACTGCTGCTCAAGGCTCCTTCCGGAAGGATCGTAAACATCTCTTCTCTTTCGGGATTGAGCGGCCAACCTGGACAAGCCAACTACTCTTCTTCTAAAGCGGCAGTGATCGCATTGACCAAGGTAGCAGCAAGAGAGTTCTCCGGAAGAGGAGTTCTAGTCAACGCGGTATGTCCTGGTTATGTGCAAACGGATATGACTGCTTCCCTTCCGGAAGAAGTCCAAAAGAAACTCACCGATCCTATGTTCATTCCCCTCAAGAGACCAGGAACACAACAAGAGATCGCGAACGCAGTGGAATTCTTCCTATCCGACAAGGCTTCGTATATCACCGGTGTATTTCTCCGTGTGGATGGCGGCGCCGGCATAGGAATGTAA
- a CDS encoding thiolase domain-containing protein, protein MREVAIIGAYETVHGNLKDRTLRELVTEAGNGAIKDSGIDRKEIQAVYVGNYAGNEFNAQNTMGSYAANLLGLGDKPAIRTEGACASGGIAMRQGVLAVASGLYDTVLVLGVEKMNGLDPETTMEIVARGQDQDVEGGYCISGPSGFALNAIRHMHEFGTTKEMLATVAEKNYYHGSLNPFAHKQKEISFNNIMRARMVTTPFGFHDVSLVTDASAAVVITTKEKAKSLRKDYVVVKGSGIGGDYFNVALKKDSVSFPASVQAAGEAFKMAGVERKDIDVLECHDCFTITEIINIEDLGFVEKGKGGQFTKDGHTRLGGKLPVNTSGGLKAKGHPVGATGVGQVVEMTFQLRGQSDKRQVANARTALTHVLGGPGAVSIVHILQRGE, encoded by the coding sequence ATGAGAGAAGTAGCAATCATCGGGGCCTATGAAACGGTCCACGGAAATCTGAAAGATAGAACTCTTAGAGAACTAGTTACGGAAGCAGGGAACGGAGCCATCAAGGACTCCGGGATCGACAGAAAAGAGATCCAAGCTGTCTATGTGGGAAATTATGCGGGAAACGAGTTTAACGCTCAGAATACGATGGGTTCTTATGCGGCCAACTTACTCGGATTAGGTGACAAACCCGCAATCAGAACCGAAGGAGCTTGTGCTTCCGGCGGGATCGCAATGCGCCAAGGAGTACTCGCGGTCGCCTCCGGTCTGTATGACACTGTACTTGTTCTAGGCGTGGAAAAAATGAACGGGTTAGATCCGGAAACCACAATGGAGATCGTAGCGAGAGGCCAGGACCAGGATGTGGAAGGTGGCTATTGCATCTCCGGACCTTCTGGCTTTGCATTGAATGCGATCCGCCATATGCACGAATTTGGGACCACTAAGGAAATGCTCGCCACAGTTGCTGAGAAGAACTATTATCATGGAAGCCTGAACCCTTTCGCTCATAAGCAAAAGGAAATTTCCTTCAATAATATCATGAGAGCAAGAATGGTAACCACTCCATTCGGTTTTCATGATGTTTCCTTGGTAACTGACGCTTCTGCAGCGGTAGTGATCACTACTAAAGAAAAAGCCAAGTCTCTTAGAAAGGATTACGTAGTAGTCAAAGGATCCGGGATCGGAGGAGATTACTTCAATGTGGCTCTTAAGAAGGATTCCGTAAGCTTCCCAGCATCCGTGCAAGCAGCAGGCGAGGCGTTCAAGATGGCCGGTGTAGAAAGAAAGGACATAGACGTTCTAGAATGCCATGACTGCTTCACCATAACAGAGATCATCAATATCGAAGATCTTGGTTTTGTGGAAAAAGGAAAAGGCGGACAATTCACGAAAGACGGTCATACTCGTCTTGGCGGCAAACTTCCTGTAAATACTTCCGGAGGCCTGAAAGCAAAAGGACATCCGGTTGGCGCCACAGGAGTCGGCCAGGTAGTGGAAATGACCTTTCAATTGAGAGGACAATCCGACAAACGTCAGGTGGCAAACGCGCGCACTGCACTCACTCATGTTTTGGGTGGCCCGGGTGCAGTCAGTATCGTTCATATCCTACAGAGGGGAGAATAA
- a CDS encoding Zn-ribbon domain-containing OB-fold protein, whose product MQTAELNALTGKKCKSCGFEATDPVVSCTNCGSEDVEPKTFSGKGKVYTYTVVHVGFGHLASRAPYVLAVIELEEGAKTMGLIEGEYQGKPITESVAIDMPVQFLRTEEKTGFIFKSA is encoded by the coding sequence ATGCAAACTGCAGAATTAAACGCACTCACTGGAAAGAAATGCAAGTCCTGCGGATTCGAAGCAACGGATCCTGTAGTTTCCTGCACGAACTGCGGTTCGGAAGATGTAGAACCTAAAACCTTCTCCGGTAAGGGAAAGGTTTATACCTACACTGTAGTTCATGTGGGATTCGGACATCTCGCATCCAGAGCACCTTATGTATTGGCAGTCATCGAATTGGAAGAAGGCGCCAAGACCATGGGACTCATAGAAGGAGAATACCAAGGCAAGCCTATCACGGAATCGGTAGCGATCGATATGCCTGTTCAATTCCTGAGAACGGAAGAGAAAACAGGTTTTATCTTCAAGTCCGCATAA
- a CDS encoding c-type cytochrome, translating to MKTRAILISLSVSILSLIFVLNCGDKEKPKEEAAPAAASALSPELEQGKEIFVQNCASCHGEKGAGDGVASASLNPKPRNYKAPANEWKNGPTEAGVLKTLNNGIPGNPQLMVAFKYLGEEKLKLVAKYVVYLNQN from the coding sequence ATGAAAACTCGGGCAATCCTGATTTCCCTATCCGTTTCCATCCTCTCCCTCATCTTCGTTTTGAACTGTGGAGATAAAGAAAAACCGAAAGAAGAGGCTGCACCAGCTGCTGCTTCCGCTCTTTCCCCTGAACTAGAGCAAGGAAAAGAGATCTTTGTACAAAACTGTGCGTCTTGCCACGGTGAAAAAGGTGCCGGAGACGGAGTTGCTTCTGCCAGCCTGAATCCGAAACCTAGAAATTATAAAGCACCTGCAAACGAGTGGAAAAACGGTCCAACCGAAGCCGGAGTTCTTAAGACTCTGAATAACGGTATTCCAGGAAATCCACAGTTGATGGTTGCATTCAAGTATTTGGGCGAAGAGAAATTAAAACTCGTAGCTAAATACGTAGTTTATTTGAACCAAAATTGA
- a CDS encoding STAS domain-containing protein — protein MSDEFKIIVDLEPNVPVIHISGEITSEADDEIIGKYQSVPEQRRSRVILNFHGTSYINSAGLATLISLITKASESSSKIEFAGLNDHFRKVMDIVGLTDFVLIHNTLQEALS, from the coding sequence ATGTCTGACGAATTCAAAATAATCGTGGATCTAGAGCCCAATGTCCCTGTAATCCATATTTCGGGAGAAATAACGTCCGAAGCGGATGACGAGATCATAGGAAAGTACCAATCGGTTCCTGAGCAACGCAGAAGCAGAGTGATACTCAATTTCCACGGAACGTCTTACATCAATTCGGCGGGACTCGCGACCTTGATCAGCCTAATCACCAAGGCCAGTGAATCTTCTTCTAAGATCGAATTTGCAGGATTAAACGATCATTTCCGCAAGGTAATGGATATCGTAGGTTTGACGGATTTCGTCCTAATCCACAATACTCTGCAAGAAGCTCTGAGCTGA
- the kdsB gene encoding 3-deoxy-manno-octulosonate cytidylyltransferase, whose translation MTGPKVLGVIPARFGSSRFPGKPLAMIGNLPMIAWTYKNSLKSSILTEVVVATDDERIRKAVLENGGKVAMTSPDHPSGTDRIREVALQYPEYGIIINVQGDEPGIESELIDGVAKLKLDRKDWAMSTAAVLLEENEISDPNRVKVVMDRNGRALYFSRSPLPSQFKKTVPAYRHLGIYGYDRDFLLGYPELPPSNLEESESLEQLRAMEAGHSIGVYIASRAALSVDTPEDLNIVVEDFKKKGLI comes from the coding sequence ATGACGGGACCCAAAGTACTCGGGGTCATTCCCGCCAGATTCGGAAGTTCCCGATTTCCAGGCAAACCGCTTGCGATGATCGGGAACCTTCCTATGATCGCTTGGACATATAAGAATTCCTTAAAGTCCTCTATATTGACCGAAGTAGTGGTCGCTACCGACGATGAAAGGATACGCAAAGCTGTCCTGGAAAACGGAGGAAAGGTAGCCATGACTTCTCCCGATCATCCTTCCGGAACGGATCGGATTCGAGAAGTTGCACTTCAATATCCGGAGTACGGGATCATCATCAATGTGCAAGGCGACGAGCCTGGGATAGAATCCGAGCTGATAGACGGAGTCGCCAAACTCAAACTCGACCGAAAGGATTGGGCCATGAGTACTGCCGCAGTTCTATTGGAAGAAAATGAGATCTCGGACCCGAATCGGGTCAAGGTAGTGATGGATCGGAACGGAAGAGCATTGTATTTCTCCCGTTCTCCTCTACCTAGCCAATTTAAGAAAACCGTTCCCGCATATAGACATCTTGGGATCTACGGGTATGATCGGGACTTTCTCTTGGGATATCCGGAACTTCCTCCAAGCAACTTGGAAGAATCCGAATCCTTGGAACAATTAAGAGCTATGGAAGCGGGACATTCTATTGGAGTATATATAGCTTCGAGGGCCGCGTTAAGCGTAGATACACCCGAAGACCTGAATATTGTTGTGGAAGATTTTAAGAAGAAGGGACTGATCTAA
- a CDS encoding flagellar basal body-associated FliL family protein, producing the protein MGDPEIDEEEGGLPAADAGAGSSPLIKWLIYIAGAVFGIIIVVLVSMFVAKQAATSTFREMKNVALVKPPPPLVTFQFQDEFRINTADKGETHFVKMKLSFGVARDDAKITAELAERIAQMRDLVNLIIGRKTKDDLIEVEDQLDLREEIKAQINHILTDGKIQEVYFTEFIVN; encoded by the coding sequence ATGGGTGATCCCGAAATAGACGAGGAAGAAGGCGGTTTACCCGCAGCGGATGCTGGCGCCGGCTCGTCTCCCCTTATCAAATGGCTGATCTATATAGCCGGTGCCGTATTTGGAATTATCATAGTTGTGCTTGTTTCCATGTTTGTTGCGAAACAGGCCGCGACTAGCACGTTCCGAGAAATGAAGAACGTGGCCTTGGTAAAGCCTCCTCCTCCTTTGGTAACCTTTCAATTCCAGGATGAGTTCAGGATCAATACCGCAGACAAGGGAGAGACCCACTTCGTGAAGATGAAGTTGTCCTTCGGTGTTGCGAGAGACGATGCCAAGATCACCGCAGAACTTGCCGAACGTATCGCACAAATGAGAGACTTGGTGAACCTGATCATCGGAAGAAAGACCAAGGACGATCTGATCGAAGTCGAAGACCAATTGGATCTAAGAGAAGAGATCAAGGCTCAGATCAATCATATCCTCACGGACGGAAAGATCCAAGAAGTCTACTTCACAGAATTCATCGTGAATTAA
- the motB gene encoding flagellar motor protein MotB has translation MAQQKCPECIQNIPEYMLTYGDMVTLLLCFFIMLYRTGKTNAIEMQIILSAFKTTTGFFDGGQTLSKGKLEEMGMNIESLPSMTTGKALSKSKKTATELFKPEIEAGKVRVTEDERGLVISLVGADYFNPGSAILQEPIKSTLKKASGLIKGLERFVRVEGHCDADAVLPGANPNREERTYLNNWDLAGARAINSTDYIVGVGKLDPSWFQAVSFGSYRPLVVENQGTPEAKAFNRRIDIVILTEKSTKRSEYESNFGLPKSRVPGSESSTESGQ, from the coding sequence ATGGCTCAGCAAAAATGTCCAGAATGCATTCAGAATATTCCCGAGTACATGCTCACGTACGGGGACATGGTGACCCTTCTTCTTTGCTTCTTCATCATGTTGTATCGTACTGGTAAGACGAATGCGATCGAGATGCAGATCATTCTCTCCGCATTCAAGACTACCACAGGCTTCTTTGATGGGGGCCAAACTCTTTCCAAAGGAAAACTGGAAGAGATGGGGATGAACATAGAAAGCCTTCCCTCCATGACTACAGGAAAGGCTCTTTCTAAATCCAAGAAGACTGCGACCGAATTATTCAAACCGGAAATCGAAGCCGGAAAAGTACGAGTGACAGAGGACGAAAGAGGCCTTGTGATCAGTCTCGTCGGCGCCGATTATTTTAATCCAGGCTCCGCCATTTTACAGGAACCGATCAAGTCTACGTTGAAAAAGGCCAGCGGGCTCATCAAGGGTCTAGAAAGATTCGTTCGGGTAGAAGGTCACTGCGACGCGGATGCTGTCTTGCCCGGAGCCAATCCAAATCGAGAAGAAAGAACCTATTTGAATAACTGGGATCTTGCGGGAGCGAGAGCGATCAATTCCACGGATTATATCGTGGGAGTGGGCAAATTGGATCCGAGCTGGTTCCAAGCAGTGAGCTTCGGATCTTACAGGCCCTTGGTTGTAGAGAACCAAGGAACTCCGGAAGCAAAGGCCTTCAATAGAAGAATAGACATCGTAATCTTAACGGAAAAATCCACCAAACGTAGCGAATACGAATCGAATTTCGGCCTGCCTAAGAGCAGGGTCCCCGGTTCGGAATCTTCCACAGAAAGTGGACAGTAG
- a CDS encoding motility protein A, whose amino-acid sequence MDIATIIGFGSAVTVFIFGILSAGLNPLDIVDIPSILITFGGATACTIMAVPWQNTLDLGKVTRKAFREEKSDLIGLIKTLVSFSEKARREGLLALEDDVNELPEEFLRKGITLVVDGTDPELVRNIMETEMSNIASRHSAGKGWWENWGALAPAFGMIGTLIGLVQMLKNLGSGDASAIGTGMAAALITTLYGSMGANMVAIPIMKKLMRKSEDELLVRQIMIEGTLSIQSGDNPRIVKDKLASYLPPGERGVLKDEND is encoded by the coding sequence ATGGATATAGCAACAATCATCGGCTTTGGTTCTGCCGTAACAGTATTTATTTTCGGGATCTTATCCGCGGGTTTGAATCCCTTGGATATCGTCGATATTCCTTCCATCTTAATTACGTTCGGAGGAGCTACCGCTTGTACGATCATGGCGGTCCCTTGGCAGAATACTTTAGATCTGGGAAAGGTAACTCGCAAGGCCTTTCGCGAAGAGAAAAGCGATCTGATCGGACTCATTAAGACACTCGTTTCCTTCTCCGAGAAAGCAAGGAGAGAAGGTCTACTCGCATTAGAAGATGACGTGAACGAACTTCCGGAAGAATTCCTTAGAAAGGGAATTACTCTCGTGGTGGATGGAACTGACCCGGAACTCGTGCGTAATATTATGGAAACCGAGATGAGCAATATCGCTTCTCGTCACAGTGCCGGAAAAGGCTGGTGGGAAAACTGGGGAGCTCTCGCTCCCGCATTTGGGATGATCGGAACTCTCATCGGACTCGTTCAGATGTTGAAGAACCTTGGATCCGGGGATGCGAGTGCGATCGGAACAGGGATGGCGGCAGCGTTGATCACCACATTGTACGGATCCATGGGTGCGAACATGGTCGCGATCCCGATCATGAAAAAACTCATGCGTAAATCCGAAGACGAACTTTTAGTAAGACAGATCATGATAGAAGGAACTCTTTCCATTCAATCCGGGGACAACCCTCGTATTGTTAAGGATAAGCTCGCTAGTTATCTTCCTCCGGGAGAACGCGGTGTGCTCAAGGACGAGAACGATTAA
- a CDS encoding flagellar FlbD family protein, with the protein MITLHRLKGTEFVLNASHIECIEANPDTTITLSNDRKYVVQESIPQVIEKIIEFKKRVLVFPLGSAPDQLKRAD; encoded by the coding sequence TTGATTACCTTACACCGATTGAAAGGGACTGAATTCGTTCTAAACGCCTCTCATATAGAATGTATCGAAGCGAACCCGGATACGACGATCACTCTGTCTAACGATAGAAAATACGTAGTCCAGGAAAGCATACCCCAGGTGATCGAAAAGATCATCGAGTTCAAAAAGCGCGTGTTGGTGTTTCCATTGGGTTCCGCGCCGGATCAATTAAAGAGGGCAGATTAA